In the genome of Theropithecus gelada isolate Dixy chromosome 19, Tgel_1.0, whole genome shotgun sequence, the window gcctcccaaattgctgggattacaggcgtgagccaccatccctggtcagggttttttttttgagatggagtcttgctctgtcgcccaggctggagtgcagtggccagatctcagctcactgcaagctctgcctcctgggttcacgccattctccagcctcagcctcccgagtagctgggactacaggcgcccgccacctcgcccagctagtttattttgtgttttttattttttattttttatttttatttttatttttattttttttttttttttgagactgagtctggctctgtcgcccaggctggagcgcagtggccggatctcagctcactgcaagctccgcctcccgggttcacaccattctcctgcctcagcctccggagtagctgggaccacaggcgcccgccacctcgcccggctagttttttgtattttttagtagagacggggtttcaccgtgttagccaggatggtctcgatctcctgaccttgtgatccgcccgtctcagcctcccaaagtgctgggattacaggcttgagccaccgcgcccggccaggtgtttttttttttttgtgacacagggtctcactctgttgcccaggctggagtgcagtggcggggtcttggctcactgcaaccaccgcctcctgggttcaagcaattctcctgactcagccacccgagtagctgggactacaggcgtccaccaccgtacccagctagttttttgtatttttagtcgagaccgggtttcactatgttagccaggagggtctcgatttcctgacctcgtgttccacccacctcagtctcccaaagtgctgggattacaggtgtgagccactgcgcccccaggtgttccttttttcttttctttttttttttgagacggagtctcgctctgttgcccaggctggagtgcagtggcatgacttggctccctgcaagctccgcctcccgggttcacaccgttctcctgcctcagcctcccgagtagctgggactataggcgcctgccaccacgcccggctaatttttgtgtttttagtagagacagagtttcactgtgttggtcaggctattcttgaactcctgacctcttgatccgcccgccttggcctcccaaagtgctgggattataggcgtgagccactgcgcccccaggtgtttctttatagcaatgcaaaaaccgCCTAACAGCCCACTAAATTGATTTTATGGTCCAGGAATGGGTCGCTATCCATCATCTGGCAAACGCCGCTCTACGAGGCAGGTTGTGTGTCCACTcactgtacagatgaggaaactgaggcagggagaggtgAAGCCACTTGCTGATGATCCTGCTGTGGAAGGCAGTGGGGCTGGGCCTGGACCCCAAGCCTGGCTCATCTCACAGCCTCTAGTCtgagccccaccccaccccacctgcccagctcgcCCACGTGCCCACAGATCCTTCACCTGCAGGGTGTGGCCTTGGGCCTGCGCCCGGGCCCCCCATGCCCGAAGTCGCCTTGCACTCAGCTCCACCTCCGCCTCCGCAGCCTTGAGCTCCACTCCCTGCCTCTCCAGCCTCGAGGCCAGGGTAGATTTCCGGCGTTCCAGTGCAGCCGCCAGGGCCCATAGCAGGGCCGCCCGGGCCCCTGGGGACTGGCCCGCCCAGCTGTGGGCAGACAGTGCACAGTGGGGGTTGGCATCCTGGTCTGGGCTTTCCCGACACCCCACCTCTGTCCACAGCCCCTACCCTGGGGGCCCAGCTTCCCAGTCCACCAACTGCTGGGGGCCCAGGCTCCCCTCTCTACCATGCCATGACCCCTGGGCTTTCCCGTGTGACCCCTCTTACCCAGGGAAAGCCTGGTGAGCGGCCTCCACGGCACCTCGGATGTCCTTGGCTCCACCCTCAGCCACGTAGCCATGGAGGTTGCCGGACGAATCCTGGATAGGCCTGGAGCTTCGGGCCCCAGGAGCCTGGAAACGGCCCCCAACGAAGAGCCCATAGGGGGGTGCTGGGCTGGAGTAGGGTGGGGCATGAGGAGGAGTCCTGAGCCCTCAATCTGCTCAGACCTTATGCTCTACCCCACTGGGAAGACCGCCTCAGCTCCCGTGAGCCTCTGGGGCACCCCAAACCCCTGTTCCCATGAGCCTCTGGGGGACCCTAAACTCCAGCTCCCATGATTCACTGGGGGACCCTAAACTCCTGCTCCCATGAGCCTCTGGGGAACCCCAAATTCCTGCTTCCATGAGCCTCTGGAGGACTCAAAGTTTCTGCTCCTATGAGCCTCTCGAGGACCCCAAACCCCTGTTCCCATGAGCCTCTGGGCACCCTAAACTCCTGCTCCCATGAACCTCTGGCAGACCCTAAACTGCTCCCATGAGCCTGTGGGGCACCTCAAATTCCTGTTCCCATGAGCCCCGGAGGACCCAAAGCTTCTGTTCCCATGAGCCTCTGGGGGACCCTAAGCTCCTGCTCCCATGAACCTCTGTGCTCCCATGAGCCTCTGGTAGACCCTAAACTCCTGCTCCCTTGAGTCTTTGGGGGTACCTTAAACTCTTGCTCCCATGAGCCTCTGGGGGACCCCAAACTTCTGCTCCCATGAGCCTCTGGGAGATTCCAGGCTTCTGCTCCCATGAGCCTCTGGGGACCCTAAAATCTGGCTCCCTTGAGCCTCTGGGGGAACCCAAAATCCTGTTCCTGTGAACCTCTGGGGGACCCTAAACTGCTCCCATGAGCCTCTGGGCGACCCTAAGCTCCTATTCCTTCTGCTCCCGTTAGCCTCTGGGGTACCCCAAGCTTCTGCTCCAGTGAACCCCTTAGGGACCCCAAGCTCCTAGACCCATGAGTTTCTGGGAGAGCACAGACATTCATGGGGCAGAGCTGAGTCTcagcaggcctggggtggggaaAGTGTGAGGCCACAATGTGGTACTCAGCAGGACCATGAGACAGCTTGGACGGACCTTGCACCAGCCCTCCTGTCCATGGGGAAACGGGCATCAATTTCCCTCTCCCCGTTCACACCCCAACGACTCACCTGGGCCCTATTTCAGGCCCAGCCGGCAGGGTTGAGGGAACAGCAAGGCCAAAGGTGTCATAGTTCAGGTTCTTGGAGAGGCAGGACAGCCGGGCAGGGGTCCCTGAGGGCCGCAGATACTCATACAGCCCCTGTGAGAAGGACAGTGTCAAGAGGATGCAAGGGGCACGTGAGGCTGCATGCAAGTGTCAAGGGCACGGCGGGGAGCGGGGCTGGTGATGGGGAGGGGATGTGCTCACGTCTGGGCCCCCATGCCAGGAACACCCACTCTCCTTACAGCCGCCTGTGGGCACCGAAGGGTCTCTGAGGCCGTGGGCATTGATCCAGACGGTGCCCACCTGGAGCCTGTGGGGAAGATAGAGACGTCCAACACAGGAAAACAGACGGTGGCTGGCTGGGAGAGGGGCGAGTTAAAGGCGCAGGGAGCGACCCAGGGAGAAGGGAGATGAAGACAGGAAGAATGAGGAGAGGAGTGAGCGCCTGGGCCACGCAGACTGACCCGTAGCCCAGCTCcagtgcctggcccagcctcTCACTCCACACGCTGGCGCTGCCCCCACGGGGCGTCCCATTGGCCAATGCCAGTGCTTCCTTGGCTGTGCGGAAGGGGGAGGCCACAACCACAGGCCACGGCACCTGCAAGGGGTGATGGGGAGGCTCAGGCCTCTGGGGCCCACCCACCAGGGAAGGGGCCCAGAGCAGGTAGCAGCCCCCTGCCCGGGTCACACGGTCACCCCAGGGGCTTCTGCAGGCACGGAGCTGCTGCCCTTGGCTGGCAGTGGGTAGGAGCTCTATAGACCTCAGGGGCTCACCTCTGCCCGGGCACATGGGGAGGCTGGGGGCAGGTTGGAGACCAAGGTTGGAGGATAGAATGGGTGTTCTGAAGGCACATCGCCAGCCTGGAACACCTAGGGAGAGAAATGATCTAGAAGTCGACCTCCAGTCCCTTCCTGCTGAGACCCAGGAGTGCAGGCTCCCAGCCTCTCTTTCCttagacccaggagtccagaccccagcccctcctccctcagacccaggagtccaggcccagcccctcctccctcagacccaggagtccaggcccagcccctcctccctcagacccaggagtccaggctcCCAGCCTCTCTTTCCTTAGACCCAGTTGTCCACGCCCTGCTCCCTCTTCCCTCGGACCCAGGAGCTGGGTCTCCAGGTCCCTCCTCCTCAGACACCCTCAGTCTGTGACCCCTGCCTCACCTGTGCACCCTGGCTCTGCGCCTCACGCACAAAGCGCTGGACCAGGTCACAGGCGGCAGCCCCCCGGGCCCCCATGTCCACGGCCCCATCCAGCCCTCGGCCACTCCGAAGCCGCCCCATCCGCTCCTGCAGTCGTCTCATGGCTTCATCCCACACAGACTCCTGGATAAGGAGCCTGAGGCCACCCTGTGAGGAAAAAGGGCGTcaggagatcatgccattgcactctagcaaGTTGGTGATCTGAAAAGTGAAGACAGAGGCTGGAAAACTAGGGACATGGACACTCAGATAAATCAACAGTCCTGAAGAAcagagaggccgggtgcggtggctcacgcctgcaatcccagcactttgggaggccgaggcgggtggatcaacagaggtcaggagtttgagaccagcctggccaacatggtgaaacctcgtctctactaaaaatacaaaaattcgccaggtgtggtagtgggcgcctgtaattccagctactcgggaggctgaggcaggagaatcactggaacccgggaggcggaggttgcagtgagccgagattgcgccatcgcactccagcctgggcgacaagagcaaaacttcgtctctcaataaataaataaataaataagtaaaaatgaacacatatagaaaaacaaaacaaaacaacccaacaaataaaatgaacagaGACTCAGGACCCCAAGGCCTGGAGACAGACACCTACAGCCTCCAGGGTGTGAGGGGACAGGAGTGCACGGGTCTCACCGGGCCGCGGTCGGACCAGGCGGCGTCCACAACACCCTCCACGGCCGAGTCGACGTCCGCTGTGTCTGTCAGCAGCAGCAGCGACTCCGTCCCCAGCGCTAGGCCCAGCTCCGCACACTCACCCGCCAGGGTCCGTCGAAGGGCACGGCCTTCCTAGGGACCCCCCACCAATTCAGCCGCAGGAGGAGCTTTGCAGCCCCCAGACACGTTCCACCACAACCCCTGTCCTGAAGGTACCTCCAGGGCTCCGCAGAAGGCCACCTTCTGGATTCCAGGCTGGGAGGCCAGGACGGGCACCAGGGAGGCAGGGCCACTGATGACATTCAGGATTCCTGGGAACGGGCCCAGCTCCCCTGACAGCTGGGCCAGGAGGAGGGGTGTCGGGGAGGCCGGGGGCACGAGGGCCACCACAGTGCAGCCTGGGGAAGCGGAGCAGCTCAAAAATTCAGCAGTCCAAGTCcaagctcctcctccctcagactcaggAGTCCAGACCCCGGCCCTTCCTCTgacagacccaggagtccagacctcagtccctcctccctcagacccaagagtccaggcccccagtccctcctccctccgATCTGGTAGTCCAACCCCCCAGCCCCTCTTTCCTCAGActcaggagtccaggccccagcccctcctccctcagactcaggagtccagacccccggcccctcctccctcagacccaggagtccagacccccggcccctcctccctcagacccaggagtccagacccctgcccctcctccctcagacccaggagtccagacccccggcccctcctccctcagacccaggagtccagaccctgaacccctcctccctcagacccaggaatcCAGACCCgttgcccctcctccctcagactcaggAGTCCAGGCCTCCAGCCCCCTTGTCTCTCAGACTCGAGTTTGGGCCTGACAATCCCCGCCTTTCTCAGACCCAAGAGTCAGGACCCCCCAGGCCATCATTTACCCACAGCCAGGGCAGGGCAAATCCTCCACATCATCTCAAGGAAGGAGAATGTGGGTGGCAGGATGAGGCCAATTACTCCTGCAAGAAGAAAATGAGgcgagagacaaaaaaaaaaaaaaaaaaaaaaccagtcaggcgtggtggtgcatggttgtagtcccagttacttaggaggctgaggtgagagaattttgagcccaggaggtcaaggctcaCAATtatagtgagctataattgcaccactgtagtccagccagggtgacagagaaagaccctgtctgaaaaagaaaaagaggccgggcgcggtggctcaagcctgtaatcccagcactttgggaggccgagacgggcggatcacgaggtcaggagatcgagaccatcctggctaacacggtgaaaccccgtctctactaaaaaatacaaaaaactagccgggcgatgtggcgggcgcctgtagtcccagctactcgggaggctgaggcaggagaatggcgtgaacccgggaggcggagcttgcagtgagctgagatccggccactgcactccagcctggtgacagagcgagactccgtctcaaaaaaaaaaaaaaaaaaaaagaatgaggggactggacgtggtggctcatgcctgtaatcccaggcactttgggacgccgaggtgcgtgaatcatctgaggtcaggagttggagagcagcctgaccaacgtggtgagagccccttctctattaaaacacaaaaattagctgggtgtggtggtgggcgcctgtaatcccagctactcaggaggctgaggcaggagaatcacttgaacccaggaggcggaggttacagtgagccgagattgcgccactgtactccggcctgggtgacaagagtgaaactctgtctaaaagaaaaagaatgaggggATTGGAGCTGGCACTGCTGGGTCATGTGAGAGGAGAGGGCTAGGGACTCCAGGGTCTCACCCATGGGCTCCCAGCCTGCCAGTGCCTCCTCCTGGGTGGATGCCTGGATTGCATGGTAGTGGAGAAGCTGCTGGGCCAGCTGGACGTCCCCGTCTCGAACCTCTCGAACAGCCCGTCCAGTCACCAGGGATTCCAGGGTCCACAGCAGTCGCTGGTGCTTCTGGATCACCTTGGCCAGCCTGTGGAGAAAGCAAGAGGGTGCTCATTTTCCAACAGGCCTCAGCCTCACAGAGTCCTGGGCTGCTCCTATATACCTGGACTACAATCCCCATGAGTCCGAGGCATCCCCACCATTTACCTGGGGCAAAGGGCAGTGAAGATCTGTGGGAATTGTAGCCGTGGAAACACAAACCTGAGGATGCTGTGTAAAGGTCTTGGCCGCTGGAAATCCCTGAAGCTTCTGGGAAATTGAGTCTTAGCTTCTAACCCCAATTGCATTTTGGGAAATGGAATCTTTGTCTCTAGCTGCCCCCAAAGCAGCTAGGAAATGGATTTAGGGGCTTCACCAGCTCCAGTGAACGGGAGAAATGGAGCCCCAATGCGCTTCAAGAATGTCCTGTGAAGTACAGGCTTCGCGGCTTCTAGTCCCAGTGAATAGTGGACAACGGATGCATGTTTCGACCACTACTGCCCCCAGCACATACTGGGAATCTGAGCCTTAGCTGCAAATTAATTCCGTGGGATCTTGGGAAATAGCCTTTGTTCCCATGGTCTCAAGTGGATGCTGGGGGTCCCCGCCTCCCAGGGTCCACACCTCAGCTGCATCACCTGACCAGGTGCTGGGCCCGGACGACGCCAGGGTGGGCACTCCAGCTCTTAAATGCCGTCCTGGCTGCCTCCACGGCTGCGGCCACATCCTCGGCCTGTGCCTGCAGGCAACTGGCCAAGTTCTCTCCTGGGGAGAAAAGTGGAGGGACTCAGATGGGAGGAGAGATGGCGGGGAGCCCATGTCAGGTCTGGAGGGGGCTGAGATTTTCGGAGCCTGGATCAGCCCAAGGGTGTAAAGCTGGTCCCCATTCTCTGCTGGGTCACGGCTATGATCACCTCCAGCGCAAGGAAGGGATTTTCACAGACAGCAGTTTCACAAAGCCTCCATAGAGACCCGGAACCATAATTAGGGTGACTGGTTTCAGAAGGAACCAGACATTGCAGTCCCTCTCTCACCACCAGCTGCTTCCTGCCCTCAGGGCCCTAGGCAAGAGGAATGGGTGTTGGTGGGTAGGGCTAGAGGGCACAGATACTTCTTTTCCACTAATGACTGGGGGACATCTTGTACCTGTGATGGGATCCTGGCAAGGCACTGAATTCCTGTGTTCAGGCTTTAACCACTTCCCATTCACATAGTGGCCCAAGCACCGGTCCTGGGTGTCCAGCCAGGCCTGGGGGAGGTAGAGACAGTTTGGAAAGGGGATCAGGAGGAGCTGAGGCAGTTCAACCCCTACCCAGAATCCTCTAGGAGGGGACATCTGTCTCCCTCTGCTCCATCAGCTAATTCTTTTCCtcttattgcttttaaaaaaaaaagtttgtggtAAAATACAGCATTTCAAAGTATACACTTCAGCAGTTTAGAGGCATTCTACGCATTTatagtgttgtgcaaccatcaccactctctagttctagaacatttttcctttttttttttttttttgagacagagtctcgctctgtcgcccaggctggagtgcagtggcatgatctcggctcactgcaagctccgcctcctgggttcacgccattctcctgcctcagcctcccaagtagctgggactacaggcacccgccaccacgcccatctaggttttttgtattttttagtagagacggggtttcaccgtgttagccaggatggtctcgatctcttgacctcgtgatctgctcgccttggcctcccaaagtgctgggattacaggcgtgagccaccgcgcccggcccctttttttttttttttttgagNNNNNNNNNNNNNNNNNNNNNNNNNNNNNNNNNNNNNNNNNNNNNNNNNNNNNNNNNNNNNNNNNNNNNNNNNNNNNNNNNNNNNNNNNNNNNNNNNNNNNNNNNNNNNNNNNNNNNNNNNNNNNNNNNNNNNNNNNNNNNNNNNNNNNNNNNNNNNNNNNNNNNNNNNNNNNNNNNNNNNNNNNNNNNNNNNNNNNNNNNNNNNNNNNNNNNNNNNNNNNNNNNNNNNNNNNNNNNNNNNNNNNNNNNNNNNNNNNNNNNNNNNNNNNNNNNNNNNNNNNNNNNNNNNNNNNNNNNNNNNNNNNNNNNNNNNNNNNNNNNNNNNNNNNNNNNNNNNNNNNNNNNNNNNNNNNNNNNNNNNNNNNNNNNNNNNNNNNNNNNNNNNNNNNNNNNNNNNNNNNNNNNNNNNNNNNNNNNNNNNNNNNNNNNNNNNNNNNNNNNNNNNNNNNNNNNNNNNNNNNNNNNNNNNNNgtctctactaaaaatacaaaaaactagccgggcgtggtggcgggcgcctgtagtcccagctactcggaggctgaggcgggagaatggcgtgaacccgggaggtggagcttgcagtgagccgagatcgcgccactgcactccagcctgggcgacagagcgggactccgcctcaaaaaaaaaaaaaaaaaaaaaaaaaaaagaaagcaaatgcagGTTTTtcgagttgtttttgttttctgagacagagtctcactctgtcgcccaggctggagtgcagtggggcaatcttggctcactgcaacctctgccaccaaggttcaaagcaattttcccacctcagcctcctgagtagctgggattacaggtgcctgccaccacacccagctaatttttgtagttttagtagagacggagtttcaccatgttggccaggctagtcttgaactcctgacctagagatccacccgccttggcctcccgaagtgctgggattacaggcgtgagccaccacgcccagccacaaatgcaggttttaaaaatagccatacaAAGTGTTCataattaaatacatgaaaatgccTATAAGCCTGACACCCTTTGAAATCTAGTGACTCTGTTTAAagtaaaatctaatttttctagGACCCATATAGGATGGGCCCTATACTGTAACCTTGTCCACTCCCACTGCTGTTAACCTTGCAGGTGTTGTGTCTTGGATCCACCACAGTCAGTTAACACCGGCAGCTGAGGACAAGTGCACCAGCCAGCAGGATGCAGATCATCCAACCCGGTTGATCCTGAGACGAGACCAAGCTGCTGCTGAGAATGACAGCCCTGTTCTggtcactctggaggctgaccAGTCTACATAGGGCTGCAGCTTGAGGAGACAACAAGCCCTGCTCTAGTCACACACCGGCAGCTGACTAGTCTATGCACGACCGAAGCTTGAGGACTCGTCAAACAAGTAAATGTAGTTAAAAATCTTAATAGTTTTCCTGCAATACTGCTTTCCTATTGTTCTGTCACTGTATTCAACCTTTTTCCCAGGTAAGGACCTCTTTTGTCCTTGCTGGATATGAATATGCTGTacatggttttgttgttgttacccCCCATAACCATGCTAGAAGAAACACCTAGATGAGGTGTCCCCACTGTACACATACCACTTAGGAAACCCAGACCTGTCCAACCCAGCAACAATTCCGAGTCTTGCAGTCATTCTTTAAACATACAAACCAGAAGTTACCAGAACCTCCTCCTTTAGCAAAACCGGAAAAAACCTATTTGCTCAGTTGGCTGAAAACATTGCTGGCAGCCTAGATGTTTCTTCATGTTATGTTTATAAAAAGGCTAACATAAGAGACcggccgggccgggcgcggtggctcaagcctgtaatcccagcactttgggaggccgagacgggcggatcacgaggtcaggagatcgagaccatcctgcctaacacagtgaaaccccgtctctactaaaaatacaaaaacttagccgggcgaagtggcaggcgcctgtagtcccagctactcgggagactgaggcaggagaatggcgtgaacccgggaggtggagcttgcagtgagctgagatccggccaccgcactccagcctgggcgacagagcgagactccgtctcaaaaaaaaaaaaagaaaaaaaaaaaagagaccggCCGGGtgcggtcgctcacgcctgtaattccagtgctttgggaggccgaggtgggcggatcacaaggtcaggagtttgaaaccagcctggctaacatggcgaaaccccatctctactagaaatagaaaatattagctgggcgtggtggcaggtgcctgtaatcccagctacttgggaggctgaggcaggagaatcacctgaacctgggaggtggactttgcagtgagccgagaccataccactgcactccagcctgggcaacagagtgagactccatctcaaaaaaaaaaaaaaaaaaattaaaaaagtaaggGACCAATGGCCTTGAGAAGCAAAAGAGTGAATGCCTCAAGATAACTTTACTTTAACTCTTTCCCCAAACAGATGCTCCAAGTTCAAGCATCTGGCTCTGAAAAActtctgttattaaaaaatactgtgttaCTCGCTAAGAAAAAGCTTTTAAGACCTAGTGACAAAACTAACCTGCTTAGAACATGACAAAGTTGATACATGTCCCTGTACAGGTTTAACACAGGTTTGATCCTAGGTCTTCGCTTACAAAATAGTTTCcagctataaaaatttaaaaccctcATTATAAGTATATTACTGGTAGTAGAAAGTTGCTTGCTGCTCCCCTGTGTATTACACTTGTTCCTTCAAATAAAAGGTTTT includes:
- the LOC112611887 gene encoding aldehyde dehydrogenase family 16 member A1-like encodes the protein MSPPRGFWVGVELPQLLLIPFPNCLYLPQAWLDTQDRCLGHYVNGKWLKPEHRNSVPCQDPITGENLASCLQAQAEDVAAAVEAARTAFKSWSAHPGVVRAQHLVRLAKVIQKHQRLLWTLESLVTGRAVREVRDGDVQLAQQLLHYHAIQASTQEEALAGWEPMGVIGLILPPTFSFLEMMWRICPALAVGCTVVALVPPASPTPLLLAQLSGELGPFPGILNVISGPASLVPVLASQPGIQKVAFCGALEEGRALRRTLAGECAELGLALGTESLLLLTDTADVDSAVEGVVDAAWSDRGPGGLRLLIQESVWDEAMRRLQERMGRLRSGRGLDGAVDMGARGAAACDLVQRFVREAQSQGAQVFQAGDVPSEHPFYPPTLVSNLPPASPCARAEVPWPVVVASPFRTAKEALALANGTPRGGSASVWSERLGQALELGYGLQVGTVWINAHGLRDPSVPTGGCKESGCSWHGGPDGLYEYLRPSGTPARLSCLSKNLNYDTFGLAVPSTLPAGPEIGPSPAPPYGLFVGGRFQAPGARSSRPIQDSSGNLHGYVAEGGAKDIRGAVEAAHQAFPGWAGQSPGARAALLWALAAALERRKSTLASRLERQGVELKAAEAEVELSARRLRAWGARAQAQGHTLQLALQTGREPPPIWRVQKALLQKFTPEIKDGQRQFCATSNYLGYFGDAKNRYQRLYVKFLENVNKKDYVRVCARKPWHRPPVPVRRSGQAKNPTSAGGSSAPPPKAPAPPPKPETPEKTTSEKPPEQTPETAMPEPPAPEKPSLLRPVEKEKEKEKVTRGERPLRGERAASGRQTRPERSLATGQPATSRLPKARPTKVKAEPPPKKRKKWLKEAGGNAAAGGGPPGSSSDSESSPGAPSEDVPTRKSPCPFCLVLEAQYGLACTDLSTPSSHLLHQPCLFMI